The Pseudanabaena yagii GIHE-NHR1 genome segment TATTTGCCCGTAGCTCCAGACTAAATGCAAAAATCTAATCTATAGAACTATAGAAGTTTAAGAGATTAAGTTATAAATAGCCGAAGCACACCAAATTAATGAAATGATTCGTAAAACATACGTCCTTAAACTCTACGTCGCAGGAAATACGCCCAACTCAGTAAGGGCGCTAAAGATGCTTAACGATATCCTTGAAAAAGAATTTCAAGGAGTTTATACATTAAAGGTAATTGATGTGCTGAAAAACCCACAATTAGCTGAAGAAGATAAAATATTGGCGACCCCAACTTTAGCTAAGGTTTTACCACCCCCTGTTAGAAAAATTATTGGCGATTTGTCTGATCGCGAAAAGGTTTTAATTGGACTAGATTTACTATATGAGGAACTAATTGGCAATGACTAGCTCAACCACCCCAAATAATAACAACGAAATTAACGATAACAAAAGGCAAGAGCTAGGTGTACAGAAGTTACGCACCATGATTGAGGGGTTAGATGACATCACTCATGGTGGTCTACCAAAGGGGCGATCGACTCTGGTAAGCGGTACTTCTGGTACTGGTAAAACACTTTTAGCCATGCAATTTCTCTACAACGGCATTACAGGGTTAGATGAGCATGGCGTATTTGTCACCTTTGAAGAATCTCCCTCAGACATTATCAAAAATGCCTATAGCTTTAACTGGGATCTTCAAGAATTAATCGATCAAGGTAGATTATTTATTCTTGATGCTTCTCCTGACCCTGAAGGTCAAGAAGTAGTTGGGGACTTCGATCTATCAGCTTTAATCGAACGCATTCAATACGCAATTATTAAGTACAAAGCCAAACGAATCTCCATTGATTCGATGACTGCTATATTTCAACAATATGATTCTCTAGGCTTAGTCCGTCGAGAAATTTTCCGTATAGTTGCACGGCTCAAATCCCTTGGTGTCACTACAGTTATGACCACCGAGAGA includes the following:
- the kaiB gene encoding circadian clock protein KaiB, giving the protein MIRKTYVLKLYVAGNTPNSVRALKMLNDILEKEFQGVYTLKVIDVLKNPQLAEEDKILATPTLAKVLPPPVRKIIGDLSDREKVLIGLDLLYEELIGND